A region of the Burkholderia savannae genome:
GCCCCGTCACGAAGAGATAAACGGACCGCTCGCTGCCCGACGAACGCATCGATTCGCGCAACGCATGCAAAAGGAAAATGTCTCTATCCAGCCTTTTTTGCGGAATGACCCGAGTACACCGCGCGATCAGCAGCGCATCGGCGGGAATGCCGTAGTGCGCACGAAAATGCCGATTGGCGTCGTCGATTGCGGCTTGCTCGAACCGAAAGCAGTTCGGCAACACGGTCGCATCGATGTGCGGGGCCCACTCGTTGAACCGCTTTCTGGCGGTGTTCGTGAGGGTCGCGTATCGGATGTACTTCGAGACGGGCGGCTTCGGAATGTGTTCGAACGCAGGCCCTCCGTATTTCTCGCTTTCGCTGAACCACATCAGATCGTGATCCCGCCAGAGCACGAACGGCCCCTTGCGCTTTTCGCGCCCGTACTGCTCGATTGCCAGACGCAAAGCCTCGGAGAACAGCAGATTCTCCGGCAGCGACCCGTTCTCCACGATGACGACCGAAACATCCAGACGCCGCCAGGTATCCACGATCGATGCGGCAATCCGAGGCACGATGGCCCCGCCGAGGCATCGGCGTATTCGCTCGCCGTCCCCATCGCGGATCTGCTCCAGCATTTCCCGGACCAGACGCTGCGTGTAGCCTCTCACCTCGGCGAGACCTCGGATGCGCGCCAACGCGAGCCAATCAGGCAACGCCTCGGCTTCGTTCGCGTAAGGCCGAAAGAAATCGCCCTTATCGCTCCTGATGTCATAGCCGAGATCGAGATACGTTCGATAGCCGTGCCCATTGAAAATCGACGCGACTTTCAAAAACTCCTCGGTGATGCCGGAAGCCAGCACGCCGTCCATTGAAATTCCGAACAGGACTTTTTCCCGATGAGCGGCTTGCGGTTCCTCTCGAATGGCACCGGACGAATTCATTAGGCATCCCATCCATCGTTTTTGAAGTATGCGAAAGTCGCTCTAGCGGATGATGCACATGGCGCGCCGCACGCCCACACCGGAAAAAGTTCGGTGTCGAAGCTGATCTGATGCGCCGATGCGCCGGCGCGCGCGTGATATGACGAGTACCGGTGCCGACTCGAAAGTTCGCGCGCGAGGCCAGGTGAAATGAGTGAAGTCTAGGCCATCGCTCGAGGACAGGCGCCTCTCAGTAATGGTAGGTATCTCGCGGAGCGATGCCCTGCCGTGCGTTCGATTCGGCCTCGGCCCGGCACCGGTGTCAGGGCAGCCACGCCATCGCGGAGCCCGCCGCATACCTACGGGTTCTAGTAGTTGTGAGAGGGTCGAAGCTGAACTACTTTTTTTGAGAACGAGCCGCAGCGTCGATCGCCTGCGAGAAACAAATCGACTCATCATGCAGGTAGATCGTGGCCATCTCGTTTGATCGGCCGTGCAATTGCAAAAGCGCCCGTGCCTTGCCCATAGTCGATCGCGCTGCCACGGCGCTCGCCTTCTGGAACAGGACGACGGGCGCAACAACGACAATCCATGTGCAAGGCCGTTCTCCGCACGCGGGTTGAACTCCCGCGTCACCCGTACTATCAACGGAGATAACAATGGCAAAGACCAGCAAGGGCTTCAACAATCTGCAGCACGTACAGAATCAATGGGGCGGCTCGTCGGCCCAGTGGCATGAGGGTGGCATGTGGGTGCTCGGATGCCGTTCCGGTCAGAACGTCGTGGCGATCGACATCAAATCCGCTGATGGCGGAAGAACGCTCACCGGCACGATGACCTATGCCGGCGAAGGCCCGATCGGCTTCAGGGCGACGCTCACGCAATGCAATACGTACAACGTCGAAAATCAGTGGGGCGGAAGCTCCGCGCCCTGGCACCCGGGCGGCACGTGGATCATCGGCGGGCGCTCCAATCAGAACGTGGTGGCGCTCAAACTCGAATCCGGCGACCAGGGCGCGAATCTCGCGGGCACGATGACCTATGCGGGCGAAGGCCCGATCGGCTTCAAGAGCCAGCAGGCCGACGGCGGCGTGTACGCGGTCGAAAATCAATGGGGCGGCTCGACAGCGCCGTGGCACAACGGCGGCGTCTGGGTGATCGGCGCGCGTGACCAGGCCGTCGTCGCGGTGAGCATCGGCTCGACGGACAACGGCAAGACCCTGAACGGGAACATGACCTATGCCGGCGAGGGCCCGATCGGCTTCAAGGGGAATGCGGTCACGGGCAACAACTACGCGGTCGAGAATCAGTGGGGCGGCACGTCCGCTCCGTGGCATCCGGGCGGCGTCTGGCTGCTCGGCTGCCGCTCGGGCCAAAACGTCGTCGAGCTCTACATCACCTCCGGCGACAACGGCAACACGTTCCACGGCACCATGACCTACAGCGGCGAGGGCCCGATCGGCTTCCGCGCCACGGCATTGCCGCAATAACGTCGGCAAGGCTCGAGGTTACACCGCTCCAGTCGTCCCGCTCGCCCGCCGGCGTCATGGCGAACGGGGCGATTCACGAGGCCGTTGCTTCGGCGTTCCGGGCGCGCGTCTGCGGACGGCGCTCGAGAACGTCGTTTTCGTATCCGCGGCTCGCGGGAATCCATCGATATCTCGATCGCGCGATGCCGACGCACGCAGGTGTGCGTTCGCCTTTCCCAAAACCGGAGACGCGTAAGGCTCGTTGAAACGTGTCGTACGGAAGCTCGACGCCGCGGGGTTCGGCCCGCTTGCGGGCACACGACGTTCTTGGCCGCGACGCACGCATGCGCGCACGGCTGCTCGGCGTACACGCCGTCGCTCGAGAAAACCTTCGCGCGCCGCTCGGGCTGCTTCATTGCTTCATTGCTTTACTGCTTTATCGCTTTACTGCTTTACCGCTTCGTCGCCTTACCGCTTCGCTGTCTCGCTGCTTCGCGAGCGGTCCCGCCAGTGAGCCCATCCCGCCATATCTGATCGCGTCAGGATGTTCGCGTTTCGCGACGTGAC
Encoded here:
- a CDS encoding glycosyltransferase family protein, producing the protein MNSSGAIREEPQAAHREKVLFGISMDGVLASGITEEFLKVASIFNGHGYRTYLDLGYDIRSDKGDFFRPYANEAEALPDWLALARIRGLAEVRGYTQRLVREMLEQIRDGDGERIRRCLGGAIVPRIAASIVDTWRRLDVSVVIVENGSLPENLLFSEALRLAIEQYGREKRKGPFVLWRDHDLMWFSESEKYGGPAFEHIPKPPVSKYIRYATLTNTARKRFNEWAPHIDATVLPNCFRFEQAAIDDANRHFRAHYGIPADALLIARCTRVIPQKRLDRDIFLLHALRESMRSSGSERSVYLFVTGPTGEHEEEHGRLSRMAIELGVDAQVIYGNGLLPCSALCRPSNRASREPQYSVGDLLAHADLSSFLTSYDYEGFGNPPAEASAQQRPFISSTYELYDEVYGEKGFKSLLLRTRKDWDGMPDGAYAHAVRELLLDERRRQRWARFNFELGRRHFSLEFLRRRLRACLPGALDSASSETMRDAISA
- a CDS encoding lectin OAA family protein, whose product is MAKTSKGFNNLQHVQNQWGGSSAQWHEGGMWVLGCRSGQNVVAIDIKSADGGRTLTGTMTYAGEGPIGFRATLTQCNTYNVENQWGGSSAPWHPGGTWIIGGRSNQNVVALKLESGDQGANLAGTMTYAGEGPIGFKSQQADGGVYAVENQWGGSTAPWHNGGVWVIGARDQAVVAVSIGSTDNGKTLNGNMTYAGEGPIGFKGNAVTGNNYAVENQWGGTSAPWHPGGVWLLGCRSGQNVVELYITSGDNGNTFHGTMTYSGEGPIGFRATALPQ